The region CTCGAAACCCTGGCAGGCGGACGGGTGGCCCGGCGGAGAGTCCCCTTTCAGGAACCCCGGTGCCGATGGTACCGGGGTGGTTGTCGTGCTCGCTTCGACGTCGCCCATTTTCAGGTGAGTTCAGGTGAGGCATAGGGGTGGTGACGAGTGCAAGGCAGGTTTGGGGCGGTGGGCTCGGTGGTGGCGGATGCCAGAGCGCTTACGACACGCTTGTCGGCCACCGCGATACGGAAACCGACGCGGAGCGACCACGGCGGCCTGGGCCACTGCGCGGTAGCAGTTGCTCCCCGCCCGCCACGGCTGGGCGGTTCGGTCTGCTCATGCATCCGCATCCGTGACGGCGGCAGTACGGCGGCCGGCCACATCGGGCCGGGGCTGACGATCGACATGCCCCCGGCCGGGCACCCCTCCCCTCCCCGCTGGCCGTTGCTACGCGCACAACGGCGATGGCCGCAGTCGGCGGACGGCTGGCCATGTAAACCGCTCTGCGTGTCCGCCCCTCGGTGGCTGGCAGGTTGGGCCCGTGGTCCTGGCCGTGCTGCTGCGTCGGCGCATCCGCTGCGGTCGGCAGGCGCTCCGTGGGAGCTGCTCCAGGTGCTGACTGCGTCTGGTGGTGTGCTGGTGCGGGGTGGCGCGCTGAGTGGCACGGGGGCGCCGCTGAGCGGGGCGGAGACAGGAGCGGGCGGCGGCCACGGGCCGCCAGCGCGCGCGGCCCGCGCAAGCGGGCCGCCTTGATCCAGTAAAGAAACTTTGAACAGCAACCTCTGTGCTCCTTGGCCTCCGCTGCGGCTGCGCGGATCGGCGAGCAAGGGGCGAGTGTGATCGGGGTCACCGACTCGGGTGTCCCATCGGGGTCTCGACATCAGGCTTGGGATGGGTGAAGAGGGCATCAGCAACGCGAACGGGGTAGCAATGAACGAGCAAGAGTCGGCGGAAATCCGGGCTCGCCTCGCTGAACTCGAAGAGAAAATTGCCCGGTTGGAGGAGTTGGCAAGTCGGGTCGCTGAGGGCCTGGCCGCTAGCTCTTCTTCTGACGCTCGGTGAAGCTGGCGAGTTGCTGGAAGACCCCCAGCAGCTCGTCAACCTTGGCCGTTAGGGCGTCTAGGCGTTCGGATAGCTCCAGATACTCGGCGCTGGGCATCTGCCGCCGCCCTTCGGTCTCGCCTGCCCCCGGGGGTTCCTCGGACTCCGGGGGCAGAGGGTCAACAACGAAGTTGCCCCGGCCCGGTGTGGAGTAGATCAATCCTTCGTCGCGCAGGACACGCAGCGCGGACCGGGCCGTCATGTTCGCGATGTCGTACTTGGCTTCGAGGTCGCGTGAGGACGGGACCCGTTCGCCCGGCTTGATACGGCCGGAGCGGATTAGCTGGCGAAGTTCGTCGGCGACCAGCCGATAAGGCGGAGTGTGGGTGTCCCTCGGCAGGCTCATAGCCCGAGGGTAGCCCGCTAAGCCCACCCATCGCACTAGAACGCATGTTGCCTCTCCGTGAAGCCTGCTGGGCTAGCTGGCTCATGCTCATGGTGCGCTATGTGCTTGACGCGCTAGCGCACGTAGTGCACTGTTGGTCGTGCCGCAACGAGCGGCTACCGACCGAACAGGAGCAAGAAGCATGGCTATGACGCGTATTCGCGTGGGGCTGCTGCCTTCCACCCAGTTCATCGCTGGCACCCTCCCGGTGCCGAAGGTGAAGGACCCCAACACGGGTGAGGTCGCCACCGACCGTGACACCGGGGAGACCCTGCACACCCTGACCGTCTTCCTCATGGAAGAGGGCCGCGCCGAGCAGATGAAGATCACCGTTCCTGAGAGCGGCCTGCCGGGTGGTCTCCAGCCGGGGATGCCGGTGCGGGTGGCGGAGCTGTTCGCCACTCCGTGGGCGCGGCTCTTCAACGGCCAGCTCTCCGATGGCGTGGCCTACCGGGCGGCGGCGTTGGAGCTGGTCAAGTGACGTCCCCGACCGGACCGGACCCGGTCTATCCGGTGGCGCCGGAGAGCGGGGATGACGACTCGCGGTTCACGAACGGCCTGCTCTTCGATGTGGTCAAGGTGATCGAGTCGCACGGCTACCCGAAGCTCGCATCCGGCCGTGACCTGCTGGAACTGCGGATATCCCTCTACCGATTCCTCTACATGGACAAGGACGCGCTGTGACTGTGGGAGAGGTCATCGGGTCTGCCCCGGCTGTTGCCGGGGCGGCCCTGGCCCTGATCGGCATATGGGCCCTGTGGTGGCTGGTGCGCTATGTGCGTGCCGACACGATGACGCGGGCGAGCATGCGGCAGGCGATCGGTGTACGGCGTCGCTGGCGTCGGCTGGCCCCGATGGTCGGACTGTCGGTGACTGACAAGACCCCTCCGGCCGTGATCGTGGCGCCGGACGGGAAGGTCCCCAAGCCACGGGTCCTGATCCCGAAGATCAAGGTGGCCGCCGACCGGTACGGGGTGCTGGTGCACGCGGTGTGCCTGCCCAAGGTGGGGCTGGCGGAGTTCCAGCGGGCGGCGCCGTATCTGGCTGACGCGTGGCGGTGCACGCGGGTTTCGGTCCTGCCGGACAAGCCGGGACAGCTCGTGATCCGTGGCGTGCGGGTTGATCCGCTGATCGTCCCCACCGAGCACACCCCGACCGGGACTGTGCCGGAGGATCTGGCGGTGTGGGATCTGGGCCTGGACGAGTACGCCTTGCCGGTGAGCGTGAGCCTGGCCAACGTGCCGGGCGTCACCGTGGCCGGGCTGCCGGGCTTCGGTAAGACGTCTCTGGTCAACCGGTTCATGTGCGATACGGCGCCGTCCGATGCGGTGCAGTACGCGGTGGCCGACGGGAAGGTGACCTCCTCCCATGAGGGCGACTACGCCGACCTGACAGACCGGATCTTCGCGTTCGTCGGTGACGATCTCGAAGAGGCGAACGCGCTGTTCACGCGGCTGGTGAAGCTGCGGCGGGACCGGTCGGCGTCCATCCGTGCCCTGCTGGGCGTGAAGAACATGTGGCACGTCGGGCCCTCGGCGGCCTGGCCGCTCACCGTGCTCATCGTGGACGAGGCACACACCTACTTCCGCGACTACAAGGGGTCGGACACGCGGACGAAGAAGCTCGCCGCGCTGGCTGCCGAGAATGCGCGGCTGGTGGAGGACCTGGTGAAGAAGGGCCGTAACGTCGGCATCCTGGTGATCATCGCGACGCAGAAGGCGACCGGGGAC is a window of Streptomyces violaceusniger Tu 4113 DNA encoding:
- a CDS encoding winged helix-turn-helix domain-containing protein produces the protein MSLPRDTHTPPYRLVADELRQLIRSGRIKPGERVPSSRDLEAKYDIANMTARSALRVLRDEGLIYSTPGRGNFVVDPLPPESEEPPGAGETEGRRQMPSAEYLELSERLDALTAKVDELLGVFQQLASFTERQKKS
- a CDS encoding SCO3933 family regulatory protein; its protein translation is MAMTRIRVGLLPSTQFIAGTLPVPKVKDPNTGEVATDRDTGETLHTLTVFLMEEGRAEQMKITVPESGLPGGLQPGMPVRVAELFATPWARLFNGQLSDGVAYRAAALELVK
- a CDS encoding FtsK/SpoIIIE domain-containing protein, translated to MTVGEVIGSAPAVAGAALALIGIWALWWLVRYVRADTMTRASMRQAIGVRRRWRRLAPMVGLSVTDKTPPAVIVAPDGKVPKPRVLIPKIKVAADRYGVLVHAVCLPKVGLAEFQRAAPYLADAWRCTRVSVLPDKPGQLVIRGVRVDPLIVPTEHTPTGTVPEDLAVWDLGLDEYALPVSVSLANVPGVTVAGLPGFGKTSLVNRFMCDTAPSDAVQYAVADGKVTSSHEGDYADLTDRIFAFVGDDLEEANALFTRLVKLRRDRSASIRALLGVKNMWHVGPSAAWPLTVLIVDEAHTYFRDYKGSDTRTKKLAALAAENARLVEDLVKKGRNVGILVIIATQKATGDAIPTFIRDVCPVGLSFAQKTAEAAVVALGEDIRNWPDASPTALQDPAYVGVAAMAHQGRPGFARIRTPYVADADAARIATDTAHLTRDPAELLEELAVSAMRMDDPFTKREAA